A single window of Micrococcaceae bacterium Sec5.1 DNA harbors:
- a CDS encoding polyprenol monophosphomannose synthase has product MTTTAPKVTVVVPTYNERENLPLLTSQLDSLGIPNLHVLIVDDSSPDGTGEVADRLAKKSNGAVSVLHRAEKDGLGRAYVAGMTRALAQDAEIVIQMDADLSHPVAAIPAMIDKILKENADVVIGSRYVAGGSTASEWPWHRKALSAWANFYVSVILGLKVKDCTAGYKAWSALALGLIDVSTIKSDGYSFQVEMNYRAAQRALEITEVPIHFEERVEGASKMNLREQLESALTPWKLRLKRDRPVLVPKG; this is encoded by the coding sequence TTGACCACTACAGCACCAAAAGTCACCGTTGTCGTACCGACTTACAATGAACGGGAGAATCTTCCGCTACTGACGTCCCAGCTTGATTCACTGGGCATTCCGAATCTCCACGTGCTCATTGTCGATGACAGTTCCCCAGATGGGACAGGGGAGGTCGCAGACAGGTTGGCAAAGAAATCGAACGGCGCCGTTTCCGTGCTGCATCGGGCTGAAAAGGATGGTTTGGGCCGAGCGTACGTGGCTGGGATGACCCGGGCGTTGGCACAAGATGCAGAAATTGTCATCCAAATGGACGCTGATTTATCCCATCCGGTGGCAGCAATCCCAGCCATGATTGACAAGATTCTGAAGGAGAATGCCGACGTTGTTATCGGCTCGCGCTATGTTGCCGGGGGCTCTACGGCGTCGGAATGGCCCTGGCACCGAAAGGCCCTCTCCGCTTGGGCCAACTTCTACGTGAGCGTGATCTTGGGGTTGAAAGTGAAGGACTGCACGGCTGGGTATAAAGCCTGGAGTGCTTTAGCCCTCGGCCTCATTGACGTCTCAACGATCAAGAGTGATGGCTATTCCTTCCAAGTCGAGATGAACTACAGGGCCGCTCAGCGGGCCCTCGAGATCACCGAGGTGCCCATTCATTTTGAAGAACGCGTGGAGGGGGCTTCCAAAATGAATCTCCGGGAGCAGCTTGAATCTGCGCTGACGCCATGGAAGCTTCGCCTGAAACGTGACAGGCCCGTTCTAGTGCCCAAGGGCTAG
- a CDS encoding DUF222 domain-containing protein: MASIGEIVARRAAMSGATLRPRRVPRASHTVPANEMAAHESPTAVVTDSDNPRGIWLLRGIEPEPVSEPDEVDREVELVRGVEPQSFAPIDEVDREVELVRGVEPQSFAPIGEVDPEIAPEVASVSPGTDDFPRFSVSHGLDGALGLEGALTESVEALESLRSFTVGGALTFGFTEAAGFAGRVEEIARTVEYLQVIAAHAVERTRTQAQQARPSSAAGTGWQTGWTNPGTTASDSAGAVAGSDAPDGSATTAGPGVVASAVVVTAADAGAVAEDGYRNATEFLRASLRISKSEANRRLALASQVLPRTGIAGQHIPPRREILAQALETTQIPTRSATIISSALENVRLLTDDDTLTRMEHALTATAIESDPDFVTKMAKRWVDSIDQDGPEPSEEVLRQLQGAFFRRRRRHGLHHIEIFATAEQYETLTTAMNVATNPRLTTGDSNINGEGGGTNNATGEGDESGDGSGGGNNEATGHNETTGPDLDRRSRPMKLLDGLVGACAVAMTTGKLPANGGLRPQLTLTIDERDLFERRNDHQRLSTGTATFLGPMHPNTIRKIACDADILPVLLGSDSRVLDIGRTTRVFPPHIRKAITARDGGCAFPDCTMPAPWCEAHHITYWSHGGTTGTENGTLLCSHHHGVIHKEQWRIDMTTGVPWFTPPPHIDPKQTPRRNHHHTPLRT; encoded by the coding sequence ATGGCAAGCATTGGGGAGATTGTGGCGCGACGGGCAGCGATGTCTGGTGCCACGTTGCGCCCCCGAAGAGTTCCCCGAGCAAGCCACACCGTTCCTGCCAACGAGATGGCGGCCCATGAAAGCCCGACGGCGGTAGTCACCGATTCGGACAACCCCAGGGGCATTTGGCTGCTTCGCGGCATTGAACCAGAGCCCGTCTCTGAGCCTGATGAAGTGGACCGTGAAGTCGAGCTGGTCCGCGGCGTTGAACCGCAATCCTTCGCCCCCATTGATGAAGTGGACCGTGAAGTCGAGCTGGTTCGCGGCGTTGAACCGCAATCCTTCGCCCCCATTGGTGAAGTGGACCCTGAAATCGCTCCTGAAGTCGCCTCTGTTTCCCCGGGAACTGACGATTTCCCTAGGTTTAGCGTTTCCCACGGGCTTGACGGTGCGCTGGGACTTGAGGGTGCGCTGACTGAAAGCGTTGAGGCGTTGGAATCCCTGCGTTCCTTCACCGTAGGCGGTGCCCTGACATTCGGGTTCACCGAGGCCGCGGGGTTCGCCGGGCGGGTGGAGGAGATTGCCCGGACCGTGGAGTACCTGCAGGTCATCGCGGCGCACGCCGTGGAACGGACCCGCACGCAGGCCCAGCAGGCACGGCCCTCATCCGCGGCCGGCACGGGATGGCAGACAGGCTGGACCAACCCCGGAACCACCGCTTCGGACTCAGCCGGGGCTGTTGCTGGATCCGATGCTCCTGATGGATCCGCTACTACTGCGGGGCCAGGTGTTGTGGCTTCGGCAGTAGTTGTTACTGCGGCGGACGCTGGAGCGGTGGCCGAGGATGGCTACCGGAACGCCACGGAATTCCTCCGCGCGAGCCTGCGGATCAGCAAAAGCGAAGCCAACCGCCGCCTCGCCCTGGCCTCCCAGGTCCTCCCCCGGACCGGAATCGCCGGGCAACACATCCCGCCCCGCCGCGAAATCCTCGCCCAAGCCCTCGAAACCACACAGATACCCACCCGGTCCGCGACCATCATCAGCAGCGCACTGGAAAATGTCCGGCTGCTCACCGATGACGACACCCTCACCCGGATGGAACACGCCCTCACCGCCACAGCCATTGAATCCGACCCGGACTTCGTCACCAAAATGGCTAAACGCTGGGTCGATTCGATCGACCAAGACGGTCCCGAACCGTCCGAGGAAGTTCTCCGCCAACTCCAAGGCGCGTTCTTCCGCCGCCGACGCCGCCACGGGCTCCACCACATCGAAATCTTCGCCACCGCCGAACAATACGAAACCCTCACCACCGCCATGAACGTCGCCACCAACCCCCGACTCACCACCGGAGACAGCAACATCAATGGCGAGGGCGGCGGGACGAACAATGCCACCGGCGAAGGCGACGAGAGCGGTGACGGGAGCGGCGGCGGTAACAACGAGGCCACCGGGCACAACGAAACCACGGGCCCGGATCTGGACCGGCGTTCCCGGCCCATGAAACTCCTCGACGGACTCGTCGGAGCCTGTGCCGTCGCGATGACCACCGGGAAACTGCCAGCCAACGGCGGACTCCGACCCCAACTCACCCTCACCATCGACGAACGCGACCTCTTCGAACGACGCAACGACCATCAACGACTCAGCACCGGGACAGCAACGTTCCTGGGTCCGATGCACCCCAACACCATCCGCAAAATCGCCTGCGACGCCGACATCCTTCCCGTCCTGCTCGGCAGCGACTCCCGCGTCCTGGACATCGGCCGGACCACCCGGGTCTTCCCGCCGCACATCCGCAAAGCCATCACCGCCCGTGACGGCGGCTGCGCGTTCCCCGACTGCACCATGCCCGCCCCCTGGTGCGAAGCCCACCACATCACCTACTGGTCACACGGCGGCACCACAGGAACCGAGAACGGCACCCTGCTCTGCAGCCACCACCACGGCGTCATCCACAAAGAACAGTGGAGGATCGACATGACCACCGGCGTGCCCTGGTTCACCCCACCACCACACATCGACCCCAAACAAACACCCCGACGCAACCACCACCACACACCCCTCAGAACATAG
- a CDS encoding IclR family transcriptional regulator, which produces MANSASGDSVVDRVVRVIEAFPEGAASLQLSELADRSGLPLSSAHRLVRQLSEHGLLELGAGGNVRLGLRLWELVNRNSPTLALRQAAMPFMEDIQQVLNQNVNLAVLEGWEALFVERLSRRGSVANRARVAGRMPVHISSAGLALMAHQSRDLQAEYLEQFHDPAGKVTSDVVRHLLAEAAQLGYAQLAGVVDPDTWGIAVPVMNGKRRSVAALGVVVPLAEMRLQALVPALQTAARGIGRQLRD; this is translated from the coding sequence GTGGCCAACTCAGCATCTGGCGACTCTGTGGTGGATCGCGTAGTTCGGGTGATTGAAGCCTTCCCCGAAGGCGCCGCCTCGCTGCAACTGAGCGAACTCGCCGATAGGTCCGGCCTCCCGTTGTCGTCCGCCCACCGGCTGGTCCGGCAACTCTCCGAGCATGGCTTGCTGGAACTTGGTGCTGGCGGGAACGTTCGGCTCGGGCTCCGATTGTGGGAACTCGTCAACAGAAATTCGCCCACGCTCGCACTCCGCCAAGCGGCCATGCCCTTCATGGAGGATATTCAGCAAGTCTTGAACCAGAACGTAAACCTCGCAGTGCTTGAGGGCTGGGAGGCGCTGTTCGTGGAGCGACTTTCGCGTCGTGGCTCGGTTGCCAATCGAGCACGCGTCGCCGGTCGAATGCCGGTCCACATTTCCTCCGCCGGCCTTGCGCTGATGGCACACCAGTCCCGAGACTTGCAGGCGGAGTACCTCGAACAGTTCCATGACCCGGCTGGAAAGGTGACTTCCGACGTCGTACGGCACCTGTTGGCGGAGGCCGCGCAGCTGGGCTATGCGCAACTGGCGGGCGTCGTTGATCCGGACACCTGGGGTATCGCGGTGCCGGTGATGAACGGCAAGCGGCGCTCTGTAGCGGCCCTTGGCGTGGTGGTGCCCTTGGCTGAGATGCGGCTGCAGGCCCTCGTTCCGGCGCTACAGACCGCTGCCCGGGGCATAGGCAGACAACTTAGGGATTGA
- a CDS encoding 4-hydroxybenzoate 3-monooxygenase: MARTTVTTQVAIMGAGPAGLMLSHLLAKQGIESVVVEVRSREQIHQTVRAGILEHGTVNLLVDSGVSDRVLREGDRHDGIELRFNGESHRINFKELVGESVWLYPQTDVFADLAARREADGGDVRYSVTDTTVHDLEGQPKVWFTDSEGHEFEIQADFLVGADGSRSHCRFQIPEANRKWFFHEYPFAWFGILAQAPRSSDELIYANSEHGFALISQRTETVQRMYFQCDPKENVADWDDERIWSELRKRVNGNGFELNEGPVLEKMVLPFRSFVHTPMRHGNLFLAGDAAHTVPPTGAKGLNLAIHDVKVLFEGLDSFYSTGSTALLDSYSDRALDRVWKAQHFSYWMTSMLHTVPGADDFDRARQLGELHSVVSSEHAKAYLAESYTGWPTSR, translated from the coding sequence ATGGCACGCACTACCGTTACTACTCAAGTCGCCATCATGGGCGCAGGACCGGCCGGGCTCATGCTCTCCCACTTGCTGGCCAAGCAAGGCATCGAATCCGTGGTGGTGGAGGTCCGCAGCCGCGAACAGATCCACCAAACTGTTCGCGCCGGCATCCTGGAACATGGCACTGTCAACCTGCTGGTGGACTCCGGCGTCTCAGACCGGGTGCTGCGCGAAGGTGACCGGCACGATGGCATCGAGTTGCGATTCAACGGCGAAAGTCACCGCATCAACTTCAAAGAGTTGGTTGGTGAGTCCGTATGGTTGTACCCGCAAACGGACGTGTTCGCCGACCTCGCCGCACGGCGCGAGGCCGACGGTGGCGACGTTCGGTACAGCGTCACAGACACCACGGTTCACGATCTCGAGGGTCAGCCGAAAGTCTGGTTCACTGACTCGGAGGGCCACGAGTTCGAGATTCAGGCCGACTTCCTCGTTGGCGCTGATGGGTCCCGGAGCCACTGCCGCTTCCAGATCCCCGAAGCCAACCGGAAGTGGTTCTTCCACGAATACCCGTTCGCTTGGTTCGGTATCCTGGCCCAGGCTCCGCGCAGCTCTGACGAACTGATCTATGCAAACTCCGAGCACGGTTTTGCCTTGATCAGCCAGAGAACCGAGACAGTACAGCGCATGTACTTCCAGTGCGACCCCAAGGAAAACGTGGCCGACTGGGACGATGAACGCATCTGGTCCGAATTGCGCAAACGTGTAAACGGCAACGGCTTTGAGCTCAACGAAGGCCCTGTCCTGGAAAAGATGGTCCTGCCGTTCCGAAGCTTCGTTCACACTCCTATGCGCCACGGCAATCTTTTCCTTGCCGGCGATGCCGCACACACCGTTCCGCCCACCGGCGCCAAGGGCCTTAACCTCGCGATACACGACGTGAAGGTGCTGTTCGAAGGCTTGGACTCCTTCTACTCCACCGGTTCCACCGCACTGCTGGATTCCTACAGCGATCGCGCCCTGGACCGTGTGTGGAAGGCCCAGCATTTCTCTTACTGGATGACCTCCATGCTGCATACCGTTCCCGGCGCAGACGACTTTGACCGCGCCCGCCAGCTCGGCGAGCTGCATTCCGTGGTCTCGTCCGAGCACGCCAAGGCGTACTTGGCAGAGTCATACACGGGCTGGCCGACGTCGCGGTGA
- a CDS encoding phage tail protein codes for MPYIVDFKNVSTEGLESSPVAEALAGLRANEARYYKNKYDHDFTVSPASEVPEVVDRVSRILKEERDIVIESRPLEATAFEVDGLRMDYVFYESGLSINVMYSIEDGGKRAVGFKLTDGMDVPEELESRFKFARQKSKLAGVIRGSYFVIKGQY; via the coding sequence TTGCCGTACATCGTTGACTTCAAGAACGTTTCCACCGAGGGCCTGGAGTCTTCTCCGGTTGCCGAGGCGCTCGCAGGGTTGCGCGCCAACGAGGCCCGTTACTACAAGAACAAATACGACCACGACTTCACCGTGAGCCCCGCCAGTGAAGTCCCTGAAGTAGTAGATCGGGTAAGCCGGATCCTGAAGGAAGAGCGGGACATCGTCATCGAGTCCCGCCCTTTGGAGGCGACGGCCTTCGAAGTGGACGGTTTGCGCATGGATTACGTGTTCTACGAGTCAGGGCTGTCCATCAACGTCATGTACAGCATCGAGGACGGCGGGAAGCGGGCGGTCGGTTTCAAACTCACTGACGGCATGGACGTTCCGGAAGAACTGGAATCGCGCTTCAAGTTCGCCCGCCAGAAATCCAAGCTGGCAGGGGTGATCCGGGGTTCGTACTTCGTGATCAAGGGTCAATACTGA